One region of Rhodophyticola sp. CCM32 genomic DNA includes:
- a CDS encoding TetR/AcrR family transcriptional regulator has product MPKRGYHHGNLRQALVEAALVLIEHKGPSGWTLSEAAKNAGVTPAAVYRHFEGREDLIAEAARQGHEIFADLMEFAFNEGKPSALAAFEATGRAYLAFARKYPGHYMAMFESGLSANETPELAAAATKSRGVLERAAEALSEHIPPGKRPPPSMFSAHIWALSHGVVELFARGRPGGNAPFPPEDLLESGIGIYLRGLGLIAPDQ; this is encoded by the coding sequence ATGCCTAAACGCGGCTATCATCATGGCAATCTGCGGCAGGCCCTGGTTGAGGCCGCCCTTGTGCTGATCGAGCATAAGGGCCCGTCCGGCTGGACCCTGTCGGAGGCGGCGAAAAACGCCGGTGTGACCCCGGCTGCCGTCTATCGCCATTTTGAAGGGCGCGAGGATCTGATCGCCGAAGCCGCGCGACAGGGTCATGAGATTTTTGCCGATCTGATGGAATTTGCCTTCAATGAAGGCAAACCCTCGGCCCTGGCCGCGTTCGAGGCCACGGGGCGGGCCTATCTGGCCTTTGCGCGCAAATATCCGGGCCATTACATGGCGATGTTCGAAAGCGGCTTATCGGCCAATGAAACGCCGGAACTGGCCGCGGCGGCCACCAAATCCCGCGGGGTTCTGGAACGCGCGGCGGAGGCTTTGTCAGAACATATCCCCCCCGGCAAACGCCCGCCGCCTTCCATGTTCAGCGCCCATATCTGGGCCTTGAGCCATGGTGTGGTTGAACTCTTCGCCCGGGGCCGCCCCGGCGGCAACGCACCCTTCCCGCCCGAGGATTTGCTGGAAAGCGGGATCGGGATTTACCTGCGTGGCCTGGGGTTGATCGCGCCCGATCAATAA
- the grxD gene encoding Grx4 family monothiol glutaredoxin has product MSAENTIKDTVTSNDVVLFMKGTKMMPQCGFSSRVAGVLNFMGVEFSDVNVLADEEIRQGIKEYSDWPTIPQLYVKGEFVGGCDIITEMTLSGELDQLFETNGVSFDKDAADKIRETNA; this is encoded by the coding sequence ATGAGCGCTGAAAACACGATCAAAGACACGGTCACCTCGAACGATGTGGTTCTGTTCATGAAAGGCACCAAGATGATGCCGCAATGCGGGTTCTCCTCCCGTGTGGCGGGGGTGCTGAACTTCATGGGGGTTGAGTTTTCCGATGTGAATGTGCTGGCCGATGAGGAAATCCGCCAGGGCATCAAGGAATATTCCGACTGGCCCACCATCCCGCAGCTTTACGTGAAGGGTGAGTTTGTGGGCGGCTGCGATATCATCACCGAGATGACCCTGTCGGGGGAACTGGACCAGCTTTTTGAAACCAATGGCGTGTCTTTCGACAAAGACGCCGCTGATAAAATCCGCGAAACCAACGCCTGA
- a CDS encoding BolA/IbaG family iron-sulfur metabolism protein: protein MAITAHDIETMIRETFPDAMIRVQGDDGAHFAAEVIDESFRGQNRVQQQRAVYAALKGKMDGAQGELHALALTTKAPG, encoded by the coding sequence ATGGCCATTACCGCCCATGATATAGAAACGATGATCCGCGAAACCTTTCCCGATGCCATGATCCGGGTGCAGGGCGATGACGGCGCCCATTTCGCCGCCGAGGTGATTGATGAGAGTTTTCGGGGCCAGAACCGGGTGCAGCAGCAACGCGCGGTTTATGCAGCCCTGAAAGGCAAGATGGACGGGGCGCAGGGCGAATTGCACGCGCTGGCGCTGACCACCAAGGCCCCGGGATAG
- a CDS encoding LysR family transcriptional regulator, with protein sequence MDWDKLRIFHAVADAGSLTHAGDTLHLSQSAVSRQIRALEENLNTTLFHRHARGLILTEQGELLFDATRSMSKRLDAASARIRDSEEEVFGELRVTTTIGFGSLWLAPRLPQLYAKYPHLRIDLMLEERLLDLPMREADVAIRMKEPSQADLIRRRLMTINMRLYASPRYLAANGTPETLADLGTHRLISQNTQSAQVSSGATLVRELMSHEIGGFLTVNNYFGVLQGVIHDLGIGVLPDYLTEDFPDLIRVLPEVESNEVPVFLAYPEELRQSKRIEVFRDFVTEEVIAYRRRKRDAAQAEHS encoded by the coding sequence ATGGACTGGGATAAGCTGCGCATATTTCACGCAGTTGCCGATGCCGGCAGCCTGACCCATGCAGGTGACACCCTGCATCTGTCGCAATCGGCGGTCAGTCGTCAGATCCGTGCGCTTGAGGAAAACCTGAACACCACGCTGTTCCACCGCCATGCGCGCGGCCTGATCCTGACCGAACAGGGGGAATTGCTGTTTGACGCCACGCGGTCCATGTCGAAACGGCTTGATGCGGCCTCGGCCCGGATCCGCGACAGCGAGGAAGAGGTGTTTGGTGAGTTGCGGGTGACCACCACCATTGGCTTCGGCTCGCTTTGGCTGGCCCCGCGCCTGCCGCAGCTTTATGCCAAATACCCCCATCTCAGAATTGACCTGATGCTTGAGGAACGCCTGTTGGACCTGCCCATGCGCGAGGCCGATGTGGCGATCCGCATGAAGGAACCCTCGCAGGCCGATCTGATCCGTCGTCGGTTGATGACCATCAACATGCGCCTCTACGCCTCGCCACGCTATCTGGCGGCCAATGGCACGCCCGAGACATTGGCGGATCTGGGCACCCACCGTCTGATCAGCCAGAACACCCAAAGCGCCCAGGTCAGTTCCGGCGCGACACTTGTGCGCGAGCTGATGTCCCATGAAATCGGCGGCTTTCTGACCGTGAACAACTATTTCGGCGTGTTGCAGGGGGTTATCCATGATCTGGGCATCGGCGTTCTGCCAGATTACCTGACCGAGGATTTCCCCGATCTGATCCGGGTTCTGCCAGAGGTGGAAAGCAACGAAGTTCCTGTTTTTCTGGCGTATCCCGAAGAGCTGCGACAGTCGAAGCGGATCGAGGTGTTCCGCGACTTCGTCACCGAAGAGGTCATTGCCTATCGCCGCCGCAAACGGGATGCTGCCCAGGCTGAACATAGCTGA
- a CDS encoding GNAT family N-acetyltransferase — MTVYNVQTNPDLSDWAALELLLRQAYAPMEGRIDPPSFLTGMTRDDIARKAAEEDLFLIREQTRPVACGFGHQDGTFYEIGKLAVAATHRRRGLARHMMDAATTRARTLGLAGLQLYARIELVENHATYRALGFQQVAEFSHPGFTHPTALIFRRAL; from the coding sequence ATGACTGTTTATAATGTGCAGACAAATCCCGATCTTTCCGATTGGGCCGCGCTTGAGCTGTTGCTGCGGCAGGCCTATGCGCCGATGGAAGGGCGCATTGATCCGCCCTCCTTTCTCACCGGAATGACGCGCGACGATATTGCCCGCAAGGCCGCCGAAGAGGATCTGTTCCTGATCCGGGAGCAGACCCGCCCGGTGGCCTGCGGATTTGGACATCAGGATGGCACTTTCTACGAGATCGGAAAACTGGCCGTCGCCGCGACCCATCGCCGTCGCGGTCTGGCCCGCCACATGATGGACGCCGCCACCACCCGTGCGCGCACCCTGGGTCTTGCGGGTCTGCAACTCTATGCCCGCATCGAATTGGTTGAAAATCACGCCACCTACCGGGCGCTCGGCTTCCAGCAGGTGGCAGAGTTTTCCCATCCCGGTTTCACCCATCCCACGGCGCTGATCTTTCGTCGCGCCCTCTAG
- the purL gene encoding phosphoribosylformylglycinamidine synthase subunit PurL, whose translation MTEPDITPDLIAAHGLSPEEYARILEIIGREPSFTELGIFSAMWNEHCSYKSSKKWLRTLPTDGPQVICGPGENAGVVDIGDGQAVVFKMESHNHPSYIEPYQGAATGVGGILRDVFTMGARPIAAMNALSFGSPDHPKTRQLVHGVVEGVGGYGNCFGVPTVGGEVRFHRAYDGNCLVNAFAAGLADADRIFYSAASGVGMPVVYLGAKTGRDGVGGATMASAEFDETIEEKRPTVQVGDPFTEKRLLEATLELMQTGAVISIQDMGAAGLTCSAVEMGDKGHLGVKLTLDTVPVREENMTAYEMMLSESQERMLMVLNPELEAEAKAVFEKWDLDFAIVGETIAEDRFLILHGNEVKADLPLSKLASTAPEYDRPWVETPAAEDMAPVPEIDSVDGLRALISSPNYASKHWVYEQYDSMVMADTIRNPGLGAGVVRVHGTDKALAFTSDVTPRYVKANPVEGGKQAVAEAYRNLTAIGATPLASTDNLNFGNPEKPEIMGQLVGAIKGIGAACTALGMPIVSGNVSLYNETDGQGILPTPTIGAVGLLDHTDNLIDGTAREGHLALLLGETEGHLGQSALLAEVFNREDGDAPHVDLEAEARNGDFIRANRDWINTCADLSDGGLALAAFEMAEAAGIGVTIDAGDTATLFGEDQGRYLIACSFDAAEALMVAAGQAGVVLTTIGRFGGDTVRLGGAEAPLAELAALYRGAFAGVFA comes from the coding sequence ATGACCGAACCAGATATCACACCCGACCTGATCGCCGCCCACGGGCTCAGCCCCGAGGAATATGCGCGCATTCTGGAGATCATCGGGCGGGAGCCATCTTTTACCGAGCTTGGTATCTTCTCGGCCATGTGGAACGAACATTGTTCCTATAAATCGTCGAAGAAATGGCTGCGCACCCTGCCCACGGACGGCCCGCAGGTGATCTGCGGCCCCGGTGAAAATGCCGGCGTGGTGGATATCGGCGATGGCCAGGCGGTGGTCTTCAAGATGGAAAGCCACAATCACCCCTCCTATATTGAACCCTATCAGGGCGCGGCCACCGGGGTGGGCGGCATCCTGCGCGATGTGTTCACCATGGGCGCACGCCCCATCGCTGCGATGAATGCGCTAAGCTTCGGCAGCCCGGACCACCCGAAAACCCGGCAACTGGTTCACGGGGTGGTCGAAGGGGTTGGCGGCTATGGCAACTGTTTCGGCGTGCCGACCGTTGGTGGCGAGGTCCGGTTTCATCGGGCCTATGACGGCAATTGCCTGGTCAATGCCTTTGCCGCCGGTCTGGCCGATGCCGACAGGATTTTCTATTCGGCGGCCTCGGGGGTTGGCATGCCTGTGGTCTATCTGGGTGCGAAAACCGGCCGTGACGGGGTCGGCGGCGCGACCATGGCCAGCGCCGAATTTGACGAGACGATCGAAGAAAAGCGCCCCACGGTTCAGGTCGGCGACCCGTTCACCGAAAAACGCCTGCTGGAGGCGACGCTGGAACTGATGCAGACCGGGGCGGTGATCTCGATCCAGGATATGGGTGCGGCCGGGCTGACCTGCTCGGCGGTGGAAATGGGCGACAAGGGCCATCTGGGCGTGAAGCTGACCCTCGACACCGTACCGGTGCGCGAGGAAAACATGACCGCCTATGAGATGATGTTGTCGGAAAGCCAGGAACGCATGCTGATGGTTCTGAACCCGGAACTTGAGGCCGAGGCCAAGGCGGTTTTCGAAAAATGGGATCTGGATTTCGCCATTGTCGGGGAAACCATCGCCGAAGACCGGTTTCTGATTCTCCATGGCAATGAGGTGAAGGCCGATCTGCCGCTGTCGAAACTCGCCTCCACCGCGCCGGAATATGACCGGCCCTGGGTTGAAACCCCTGCCGCGGAAGACATGGCCCCGGTGCCCGAGATTGACTCGGTTGACGGGTTGCGCGCGCTGATCTCATCGCCCAACTACGCCAGTAAACACTGGGTCTATGAACAATATGATTCCATGGTGATGGCCGATACGATCCGCAATCCGGGGCTGGGGGCGGGCGTGGTGCGGGTGCACGGAACCGACAAGGCGCTGGCCTTCACCAGCGATGTGACCCCCCGCTATGTCAAAGCCAACCCGGTCGAGGGCGGCAAACAGGCGGTGGCCGAGGCCTATCGCAACCTCACGGCCATCGGCGCGACCCCTTTGGCCAGCACCGATAACCTGAATTTCGGCAATCCCGAAAAGCCCGAGATCATGGGCCAGCTAGTCGGCGCGATCAAAGGCATCGGCGCCGCCTGTACCGCACTTGGCATGCCGATCGTGTCAGGCAATGTCTCGCTTTACAACGAAACCGATGGTCAGGGCATTCTGCCGACACCGACCATCGGCGCGGTGGGCCTGCTGGATCATACGGATAACCTGATCGACGGCACCGCCCGCGAGGGGCATCTGGCCCTGTTGCTGGGGGAGACTGAGGGCCATCTGGGCCAGTCCGCGCTTTTGGCCGAGGTGTTCAACCGCGAAGACGGCGATGCCCCCCATGTGGATCTTGAGGCCGAGGCGCGCAATGGCGATTTCATCCGCGCCAACCGGGACTGGATCAATACCTGCGCCGATCTGTCCGATGGCGGGCTGGCCCTGGCCGCGTTCGAGATGGCCGAGGCTGCGGGCATCGGCGTGACCATTGACGCGGGCGACACCGCCACATTGTTCGGCGAGGATCAGGGCCGCTATCTGATCGCCTGCTCTTTCGACGCGGCCGAGGCGCTGATGGTGGCCGCGGGGCAAGCCGGTGTGGTGTTGACCACAATCGGCCGGTTCGGCGGTGATACGGTGCGCCTCGGCGGGGCGGAGGCCCCGCTGGCCGAGCTTGCGGCCCTGTATCGCGGCGCCTTTGCCGGGGTCTTTGCGTGA
- a CDS encoding indolepyruvate ferredoxin oxidoreductase family protein, with translation MGVQQVSLEDRYDMTKSPVLLNGTQALVRLMIAQKARDKAAGLNTAGYVTGYRGSPLGAVDLQMARAQKHLTASDILFQPGTNEDMAATALWGSQQAELRGEGKYDGVFGLWYGKGPGVDRSGDVMRHVNMAGSSAHGGVLMAMGDDHTGESSTVCHQSDWALVDVHMPVLSPAGVQEILDYGHYGFALSRFAGVWTGLKVMKDTVEATSIVDGNPHRVSFVTPAFDMPEGGLNIRLNDHWIPQEERLLEHKRFAAEAFSHANGMDKRMHGKPGAKIGFVAAGKNWLDLIHALELLGIDKAEAERLGVTTYKVGQTWPMDMKGLSLWAEGLDLIVVVEEKRKLIEVQVKEAIFDDRRGRRVYGYKKGSDGPGLFPSHYALDPLDIAQKLGDILIEEGRRTDRIEAGIAGIVEARRADNAPDLAQRTPWFCSGCPHNTSTKVPDGSRAGAGIGCHVMALWMDRSTEGYTHMGGEGVNWVGEAPFSTRDHVFQNLGEGTYNHSGLLAIRAALAANTNITYKILYNDAVAMTGGQDNEGELSPEQIAHELVAMGVKTIALVYDPKEAIDFSAFPKGLDRHPRDELMHVQKRMTTVKGVSAILYVQTCAAEKRRRRKRGTFPDIDRRVFINTDVCEGCGDCGIQSNCMSIVPVETELGRKRAIDQSTCNKDFSCVNGFCPSFVTVQGAKIRKQASAEVETGDLPAPDLPQISGTHNIVVTGVGGTGVVTIGAVMAQAAQIDGKGAGMIEMAGLAQKGGAVHIHLRLAERPEDISAIRVATGEADAVIGGDLVVSAGAATLGLMTTGRTGAAVNSHEITTGAFTLNTEFRIPGKDLEVALQARLQNRLCLFDATELARILMGDSIYSNMMIFGAAWQMGLVPLSHDAILAAIKLNGTAVERNKRAFELGRWAHLNPEEADGLQQPNVISKPKSLDEKIAFRADHLTEYQNARLAKRYRRLVDDIADPRLKEAVTKGYHKLLAYKDEYEVARLHLDTEARLQAEFEGDLSLTYHLAPPFLPGRDASGRPRKREFGAWIGRAYKLLARMKPLRGTPLNPFGYTAERRMERGLIKTYERDMAAVLPAVTPQTMDIAVALAELPLQIRGFGPVKEKNAEKAEKQRADLMAAFRNGGAPLAEAAE, from the coding sequence ATGGGTGTTCAACAGGTCTCTCTAGAAGATCGTTATGACATGACCAAATCGCCGGTGCTGCTGAATGGCACACAGGCCCTGGTCAGGCTGATGATTGCCCAGAAAGCGCGTGACAAGGCCGCAGGGCTGAACACCGCCGGGTATGTGACCGGCTATCGCGGGTCGCCTCTGGGTGCGGTTGATCTGCAGATGGCCCGTGCGCAGAAACATCTGACCGCATCCGATATCCTGTTTCAGCCCGGCACCAATGAAGATATGGCCGCAACCGCCCTTTGGGGCAGCCAGCAGGCGGAACTGCGCGGCGAGGGGAAATATGACGGTGTCTTCGGCCTTTGGTATGGCAAGGGCCCGGGGGTGGACCGGTCCGGCGATGTGATGCGCCATGTGAACATGGCGGGCAGTTCCGCCCATGGCGGCGTGCTGATGGCGATGGGGGATGACCACACCGGCGAAAGCTCCACCGTGTGCCACCAATCCGATTGGGCGCTGGTCGATGTGCATATGCCGGTGCTCAGCCCCGCCGGGGTGCAGGAAATTCTGGATTACGGCCATTACGGCTTTGCTCTCAGCCGGTTTGCCGGGGTCTGGACCGGGTTGAAGGTGATGAAAGACACGGTTGAGGCGACAAGCATCGTCGATGGCAACCCGCACCGGGTGTCATTTGTGACCCCCGCCTTCGACATGCCCGAGGGCGGGCTGAACATTCGTCTGAATGACCACTGGATCCCGCAGGAGGAACGCCTGCTGGAACATAAACGTTTCGCCGCCGAGGCGTTTTCCCACGCCAATGGCATGGATAAACGCATGCATGGCAAGCCGGGCGCGAAGATCGGCTTTGTGGCTGCTGGCAAGAACTGGCTCGACCTGATCCATGCGCTGGAATTGCTGGGCATCGACAAGGCCGAGGCGGAACGGCTTGGCGTGACCACCTATAAGGTGGGGCAGACCTGGCCGATGGATATGAAGGGCCTGAGCCTCTGGGCCGAGGGGCTCGACCTGATTGTGGTGGTGGAAGAGAAGCGCAAGCTGATCGAGGTGCAGGTCAAGGAGGCGATTTTCGATGATCGCCGGGGGCGCCGGGTCTATGGCTACAAGAAAGGCAGTGACGGGCCGGGGCTGTTCCCTTCCCATTACGCGCTGGACCCGCTGGATATCGCCCAGAAACTTGGCGATATCCTGATCGAGGAAGGCCGCCGGACCGACCGGATCGAGGCGGGGATCGCCGGGATTGTCGAGGCCCGCCGCGCCGATAACGCCCCCGATCTGGCGCAGCGCACGCCCTGGTTCTGTTCCGGCTGCCCGCATAACACCTCCACCAAGGTGCCCGATGGCTCCCGAGCCGGGGCCGGGATCGGCTGCCATGTGATGGCGCTCTGGATGGACCGCTCCACCGAGGGCTATACCCATATGGGCGGCGAGGGCGTGAACTGGGTGGGCGAAGCGCCATTTTCGACCCGCGACCATGTGTTCCAGAACCTGGGCGAGGGCACCTATAACCATTCCGGTCTGCTGGCGATCCGCGCCGCTTTGGCCGCCAACACCAACATCACCTACAAGATCCTCTATAACGATGCCGTGGCGATGACCGGCGGGCAGGACAATGAGGGGGAACTGAGCCCCGAACAGATTGCCCATGAGCTGGTCGCGATGGGGGTGAAAACCATCGCCCTTGTCTATGACCCCAAGGAAGCCATTGATTTCTCGGCCTTTCCCAAGGGACTGGACCGGCATCCGCGGGACGAACTGATGCATGTGCAGAAAAGGATGACCACGGTCAAAGGTGTCTCTGCCATCCTTTATGTGCAGACCTGTGCCGCCGAAAAACGCCGCCGCCGCAAGCGTGGCACCTTCCCCGATATCGACAGACGCGTGTTCATCAACACGGATGTCTGCGAAGGCTGCGGCGATTGCGGGATACAGTCGAATTGCATGTCGATTGTGCCGGTGGAAACCGAACTGGGCCGCAAACGGGCGATTGACCAATCCACCTGCAACAAGGATTTCAGCTGCGTCAACGGATTCTGCCCCAGTTTCGTGACGGTGCAGGGGGCCAAGATCAGAAAACAGGCCAGCGCCGAGGTGGAGACAGGGGATCTGCCCGCCCCGGATCTGCCGCAGATTTCCGGCACCCATAATATCGTGGTCACCGGCGTCGGCGGCACGGGCGTTGTCACCATCGGCGCGGTGATGGCACAGGCCGCCCAGATCGACGGCAAAGGCGCGGGCATGATCGAGATGGCGGGTCTGGCCCAGAAGGGCGGCGCGGTGCATATCCATCTGCGGCTGGCGGAGAGGCCCGAGGATATTTCGGCGATCCGCGTTGCCACCGGTGAGGCCGATGCGGTCATCGGTGGCGATCTGGTGGTCTCGGCCGGTGCCGCGACGCTTGGGCTGATGACCACAGGGCGCACGGGGGCCGCCGTGAACAGCCATGAAATCACCACCGGTGCGTTCACCCTGAACACGGAATTCCGTATTCCCGGCAAGGACTTGGAGGTCGCGCTTCAGGCCCGCCTTCAGAACCGGCTTTGCCTGTTTGATGCCACGGAACTGGCCCGTATCCTGATGGGGGATTCGATCTATTCCAACATGATGATCTTCGGCGCCGCCTGGCAGATGGGTCTTGTGCCGCTCAGCCATGATGCGATTCTGGCCGCGATCAAGCTGAACGGCACCGCCGTGGAACGCAACAAACGCGCGTTTGAGCTTGGCCGGTGGGCCCATCTGAACCCGGAAGAGGCGGATGGGTTGCAACAGCCCAATGTGATCAGCAAACCCAAATCCCTGGACGAGAAAATCGCCTTCCGCGCCGATCATCTGACAGAATACCAGAATGCGCGTCTGGCGAAACGCTATCGCAGACTGGTCGATGACATTGCCGATCCGCGCCTGAAAGAGGCGGTGACCAAGGGCTATCACAAGCTGCTGGCCTATAAGGATGAATATGAGGTCGCGCGCTTGCATCTGGATACAGAAGCCAGATTGCAGGCCGAGTTTGAGGGCGATCTCAGCCTGACCTATCATCTGGCCCCGCCCTTCCTGCCGGGTCGTGATGCCTCGGGCCGCCCCCGGAAACGGGAATTCGGGGCGTGGATCGGGCGGGCCTATAAATTGCTGGCAAGGATGAAACCCCTGCGCGGCACGCCGCTGAACCCGTTTGGCTATACGGCTGAACGTCGGATGGAACGCGGCCTGATCAAAACCTATGAGAGGGATATGGCCGCCGTTCTGCCCGCAGTGACGCCTCAGACCATGGATATCGCTGTGGCTCTGGCGGAACTCCCGCTGCAAATTCGCGGCTTTGGCCCGGTCAAAGAGAAAAACGCCGAAAAGGCCGAAAAACAGCGCGCCGATCTCATGGCCGCCTTCCGCAATGGTGGCGCGCCCCTGGCCGAAGCCGCTGAATAA
- the der gene encoding ribosome biogenesis GTPase Der — MSFTLAIVGRPNVGKSTLFNRLVGKRLALVDNQPGVTRDLREGAARLGDLRFTVIDTAGLEEATDDSLQGRMRRLTERAVDMADACLFLIDARAGITPVDEMFADLLRKRGTHVMLGVNKAEGRQGEAGVLEAYGLGLGEPLALSAEHGEGMAELAVMLAPMVEAAETLAEDAETDIDLEDEEKGRVITPSKPLQIAIVGRPNAGKSTLINQIIGEDRLLTGPEAGITRDSISVPFTWGDTPMRIFDTAGMRKKARVQEKLEKLSVSDGLRAVKFAEVVVVLLDAAIPFEQQDLRIADLAEREGRAVVVAVNKWDLEDHKQEKLRDLKEAFERLLPQLRGAPLITVSAKTGRGLDRLQAAILKAHEVWNRRVSTARLNRWLTGMLEAHPPPAPGGRRIRLRYMTQAKTRPPGFVVMCSLPEKLPESYSRYLINGLRDSFDMPGTPVRLYMRSQADANPYKDRKKSTPSRLSKHVRSGATKKG, encoded by the coding sequence ATGAGCTTCACCCTTGCCATTGTCGGACGGCCCAATGTGGGCAAATCCACCCTGTTCAACCGGCTGGTCGGCAAACGTCTGGCGCTGGTCGACAACCAGCCGGGGGTCACCCGGGACCTGCGCGAAGGCGCGGCGCGTCTGGGCGATCTGCGTTTTACCGTGATCGACACCGCAGGGCTGGAAGAAGCGACCGATGACAGTTTGCAGGGCCGGATGCGGCGGCTGACGGAACGGGCGGTGGATATGGCCGATGCCTGTCTGTTTCTGATCGACGCGCGGGCCGGGATCACCCCGGTGGATGAGATGTTTGCCGATCTGCTGCGCAAACGCGGCACCCATGTCATGCTTGGCGTGAACAAGGCCGAGGGACGCCAGGGCGAGGCAGGTGTTCTGGAAGCCTATGGTCTGGGCCTGGGCGAGCCTCTGGCGCTGTCCGCGGAACATGGCGAGGGGATGGCGGAACTGGCGGTGATGCTGGCGCCTATGGTTGAGGCGGCGGAAACCCTGGCCGAAGACGCGGAAACCGATATTGATCTGGAGGATGAGGAAAAGGGCCGCGTCATAACCCCTTCAAAACCCTTGCAGATTGCCATCGTGGGCCGCCCGAATGCAGGAAAATCCACTTTGATCAACCAGATCATCGGCGAAGACCGTCTGTTGACCGGGCCCGAGGCCGGGATCACCCGCGACAGTATTTCGGTGCCTTTCACCTGGGGCGACACCCCGATGCGGATTTTCGACACCGCGGGCATGCGCAAAAAGGCCCGGGTGCAGGAGAAGCTTGAGAAACTCTCGGTCTCCGACGGGTTGCGGGCGGTGAAATTCGCCGAGGTGGTGGTGGTCCTGCTGGACGCGGCGATCCCGTTTGAGCAGCAGGATCTGCGGATTGCCGATCTGGCCGAACGGGAAGGCCGGGCGGTGGTTGTGGCCGTCAATAAATGGGATCTGGAAGACCATAAACAGGAAAAGCTGCGCGACCTGAAAGAGGCGTTTGAACGCTTGCTGCCGCAACTTCGCGGCGCGCCCCTGATCACGGTGTCTGCCAAAACCGGGCGGGGGCTCGACCGGTTGCAGGCGGCAATCCTGAAAGCCCATGAGGTCTGGAACCGCCGTGTCTCCACCGCGCGGCTGAACCGCTGGCTGACCGGCATGCTGGAGGCCCATCCGCCCCCCGCGCCGGGAGGCCGCCGGATCAGATTGCGCTATATGACCCAGGCCAAGACACGGCCGCCGGGTTTCGTGGTGATGTGTTCCCTGCCGGAAAAACTGCCGGAAAGCTATTCACGCTATCTGATCAACGGGTTGCGGGACAGCTTTGATATGCCGGGCACACCGGTTCGGCTTTATATGCGCAGCCAGGCAGACGCGAACCCCTATAAGGATCGCAAGAAATCCACCCCCTCGCGCCTGTCCAAACATGTGCGCAGCGGGGCCACCAAAAAGGGCTGA
- the ppk2 gene encoding polyphosphate kinase 2 produces the protein MSKPFDGAITRFYKEEAPKEVRDTLKAARKDHILDRHYPYDRRMDKEAYEEQLQALQIELVKCHAWVRDTGQRVAVIFEGRDAAGKGGSIKRVRENLNPRVASVVALSKPTEREANQWYFQRYIHHLPAAGEIRLFDRSWYNRGVVEHVFGFCTPDQRHAFFHQLPDFEQMLVADGIHLVKLWLNVGRAEQLRRFLDREKDPLKQWKLSWIDVEGLKKWDAYSDAIGETLSLGHTSDAPWNVVRSDDKRRARLSVIRRILSGLPYTGRKDRVVDKPDPAICGGPEMWADRAYA, from the coding sequence ATGAGCAAGCCCTTCGACGGCGCCATCACCCGGTTTTACAAGGAAGAGGCGCCAAAAGAAGTGCGTGACACCCTGAAAGCTGCCAGAAAAGACCATATTCTTGATCGCCATTACCCCTATGACAGGCGTATGGATAAAGAGGCCTATGAGGAGCAGTTGCAGGCCTTGCAGATCGAACTGGTGAAATGCCACGCCTGGGTGCGCGATACCGGCCAGCGCGTGGCGGTGATCTTCGAGGGCCGCGATGCCGCGGGCAAGGGCGGGTCGATCAAGCGGGTGCGGGAAAACCTGAACCCGAGGGTGGCCAGTGTTGTGGCCCTGTCAAAACCCACCGAGCGGGAAGCCAATCAATGGTATTTTCAACGCTACATCCATCACCTGCCCGCCGCTGGCGAAATCCGCCTGTTTGATCGCAGCTGGTACAATCGCGGCGTGGTGGAACATGTGTTCGGCTTTTGCACCCCGGATCAGCGCCATGCGTTTTTTCACCAACTGCCCGATTTTGAACAGATGCTGGTGGCCGATGGCATCCATCTGGTGAAGCTTTGGCTGAATGTGGGCCGGGCAGAGCAGTTGCGCCGGTTCCTTGACCGTGAAAAAGACCCGCTGAAACAATGGAAGCTAAGCTGGATCGACGTGGAGGGGCTGAAGAAATGGGATGCCTATTCTGATGCGATCGGGGAAACCTTGAGCCTGGGGCACACCTCCGATGCGCCCTGGAATGTGGTGCGTTCCGATGACAAACGCCGCGCCCGGCTGTCGGTGATCCGGCGGATTCTGTCGGGCCTGCCCTATACCGGGCGCAAGGACAGGGTCGTTGACAAACCCGACCCCGCAATCTGCGGCGGACCCGAGATGTGGGCCGATCGTGCCTATGCCTAA